The Natator depressus isolate rNatDep1 chromosome 11, rNatDep2.hap1, whole genome shotgun sequence genome includes a window with the following:
- the INHBB gene encoding inhibin beta B chain: MDGPTWSGVLAALVACWLAMGAGGSPTPPPTAGGAPQDTCTSCGFRRPEEPGKVDGDFLEAVKRHILSRLQLRDRPNITHAVPKAAMVTALRKLHAGKVREDGRVEIPSLDGQASGGPPLHEQVSEIISFAETDDMASSRVRLYFFISNEGNQNLFVVQASLWLYLKLLPYVLEKGSRRKVKVKIYFQDLDTSNKWNVVEKKVDLKRSGWHTFPMTEVIQALFEKGERRLNLDVQCEGCEEYSVLPIYVDPGEESHRPFLVVQARLADNKHRIRKRGLECDGRTNLCCRQQFYIDFRLIGWNDWIIAPSGYYGNYCEGSCPAYLAGVPGSASSFHTAVVNQYRMRGLNPGTVNSCCIPTKLSTMSMLYFDDEYNIVKRDVPNMIVEECGCA, translated from the exons ATGGACGGGCCGACTTGGAGCGGGGTCCTGGCCGCGCTGGTGGCTTGCTGGCTGGCGATGGGCGCCGGGGGCTCCCCGACGCCGCCACCCACCGCGGGGGGCGCCCCCCAGGACACCTGCACGTCCTGCGGCTTCCGGCGGCCAGAGGAGCCGGGCAAGGTGGACGGGGATTTCCTGGAGGCGGTGAAGCGCCACATCCTGAGCCGGCTGCAGCTGCGGGACCGGCCCAACATCACCCACGCCGTGCCCAAGGCGGCCATGGTCACGGCGCTGCGCAAGCTGCACGCCGGCAAGGTGCGGGAGGACGGTCGGGTGGAGATCCCCAGCCTGGACGGGCAGGCGAGCGGCGGGCCCCCGCTGCACGAGCAAGTGTCCGAGATCATCAGCTTCGCCGAGACAG ATGATATGGCCTCATCTAGAGTCCGCCTCTATTTCTTCATCTCAAATGAAGGGAACCAGAACTTGTTTGTCGTTCAAGCCAGCCTGTGGCTTTACTTGAAGCTGCTTCCGTATGTCTTAGAGAAAGGCAGCAGGCGAAAAGTAAAAGTCAAAATCTATTTCCAAGACCTGGACACTAGCAACAAGTGGAATGTGGTCGAAAAGAAAGTTGATCTCAAAAGAAGTGGTTGGCACACTTTTCCCATGACCGAGGTGATCCAGGCTCTGTTTGAGAAAggagaaaggagactgaacctgGATGTTCAATGTGAGGGCTGTGAAGAGTATTCAGTGCTGCCAATTTATGTGGACCCTGGGGAGGAATCCCACCGTCCTTTTTTAGTAGTGCAAGCCCGGTTAGCTGATAACAAACACAGGATCCGGAAAAGAGGCCTGGAGTGTGATGGCAGGACCAATCTATGTTGCAGGCAACAGTTTTACATTGACTTTAGACTCATTGGGTGGAATGACTGGATCATAGCGCCATCAGGTTACTATGGGAATTACTGTGAAGGGAGCTGCCCAGCCTACTTGGCTGGAGTCCCAGGATCAGCTTCCTCTTTTCACACTGCGGTAGTGAATCAGTACCGCATGCGAGGGCTGAACCCAGGCACCGTGAACTCCTGTTGCATTCCAACCAAACTTAGCACAATGTCAATGCTGTACTTTGACGATGAATACAACATTGTGAAAAGGGACGTTCCCAATATGATTGTGGAAGAATGTGGTTGTGCTTGA